The DNA region GACGTCGTCGCCGAGTTGCGGGCCCATGTGGCCAAGGAGATCGGCCCGATCGCCAAACCGCGTCAGATCATGGTCGTGGAGGAATTGCCCAAGACCCGCTCCGGCAAGATCATGCGCCGGCTGCTGCGTGACATCGCCGAGAACCGTGAGCTCGGCGACGTCACCACCCTGACCGACTCGACCGTGATGAACCTGATCAAGGAGAACCTGAGCGCCTCCGCGGCGAGTTCAGCCGAGTAGTCCTCTCCTGTCCGGCCCATAGCCCGTCCGCCGGCAAGCGAATGCTGCTCGGGCTTCTCGGCAGGAATGCCTGGGCGCGGTAGGGTGACCGGCGGTGTGCCGGGAAGTCTGGTCGGCGATTCCGTAGCCGACCCCAGGAGCAGCCGTGGTCCAACCCCGCCCTCGCGTCGTGCTGTTCGGGCGGAATGCCAGCGACGCTGACACGATCGCCATCACCGACGTCCTGCGGCAGGAGACCGTCGGTGGCGCTTTGATGCTCGCAGCCGCCGTGGTCGCGGTGTCGTGGGCCAATGTCTCACCGGTGAGCTATGCCGCGGTGTTGCACCTGCCGCTGGGCCCACTGGACCTGGAGCACTGGGTCGCCGACGGCCTGCTGGCGATCTTCTTCTTCGTAGCCGGACTGGAACTCAAGCGTGAGCTCACCGTCGGGGCGCTGAGCCGGCCGGCGCAGGCCTTGGTGCCGATCGCGGCGGCGCTCTGCGGAATGGCCGTCCCCGCGGCGATCTTCGTCCTCGTCAACCTGACGCTGGCCGGTGGGCGGCCGCAGGGCTGGGCCATTCCGATGGCGACCGATATCGCCTTCGCTCTCGCGATCCTGGGGCTGGTCGGCTCGCGGCTGCCGACCGGGCTGCGCGCCTTCCTGCTGACCCTGGCCATCGTCGACGACCTCGGCTCCATCGCCGTGATCGCGATCTTCTTCGCCCACGGGCTCTCCGCGCTCTGGCTGCTCGCGGCACTCGGCTGCGCCGGTTTGTGGCTGCTGCTGCAATGGCGGCGGATCCGTGGCTGGTATCTCTATCTGCCGCTCGGGATCCTGTGCTGGACCTGCATGTACGCCAGCGGCGTGCACGCAACGGTGGCCGGCGTGGTGCTCGGCTTGTTGACCTCCTCGAACGTCAGCCGAGGTCCGTCCGTGGTCGACGTCTGGGAACACCGCTGGCGGCCGATCTCGGCGGGCGTGGCCGTACCGGTCTTCGCGCTCGTGGCGGCGGGAGTGCCGGTGTCGATCGACAAACTGAGCGCAGCCCTGACCAGCCCGGTCGGCATCGGGGTGGTGCTCGGCCTGGTCGGCGGCAAGTTCCTCGGGGTGTTCGGGGGTGCCTGGCTGACCGCGCGACTGACTCGGGCCGAGTTGGCCGCGGAACTGCGCTGGAGTGAGATTGCCTCGGTGGCGCTGCTGGCGGGCGTCGGCTTCACGGTTGCCCTGCTGATCGGCGATCTGGCATTCGCCGACGATCCGGCCCTGCAGGAGGTGGCGAAGACCGGCGTCCTGGTCGGTTCGGTGATCGCGGCCGTCCTGGCCTCGATCTCCCTGCGCCGGCGTACGCGATCCCGGGCTGCGTAGTCATCACTCGCTGTTTCGTTCCGCGCTCAGGACGGGGTTGCGTGGCGCCAACCGACCGGACCGTTAGGCTCAGGGCTGAGAGCGAGAGGAGATCCCATGGCGGATCGCAAGGTCGCAGACCTGATCAAGGACATCCGAGGCGATGCCCAGCTCCTGGTCAATGACCAGGTAGAGCTGGCGAAGTCGGAGCTGGCGCCGGCCGCCAAGAACGCCGGCATCGGCGGTGGGCTCTTCGGCGCGGCCGGCTATTTCGGCATCAATGCCGGCACCCTCATCTTCGTCGCAGCGGCCCTCGGTCTGGCGGCGCTGGGTCTGCCCTACTGGGCTGCGTTCTTGATCGTGGCCGCAGTGCTGCTGATCATCGCGGGGATCCTGGGCGCCATCGGCTACTCCCGGATCAAGAAGGTCAAGCCGCCGGAGAAGACCATCGCCAACGGCAAGGCACTCGTCACCGAGCTTCAGGCGGCCGTCAGCCGGGCCACCGCCGCCGCCACTGCGCCGCGGATCGAGGGAACCGTGGCCAATGACAAGAAGGCGTTGCGCTGAGCCCGCACTGTGCGGCGTGGTAGGCGTCCGCCCGCGCCGGAGTGGTCGGTACGCGAGGTCTTGATCGAGGGTCCGTGGCGGCATCGGGAGATCACCGCCAACGGGATCCGCTTCCATCTGGCTACCGGGCTGAGCTTCACCCGAGAGCGTCCACTGGTGCTGCTGTTGCACGGGTTCGCGGAGTTCTGGTGGGCCTGGCGGCATCAGCTGCCGGCTTTGGATGCGGCCGGAGTGAGCGTGGCGGCGCTGGATCTGCGGGGTTATGCGGCAACCGACAAGACCCCGCGCGGCTATCGCCAGTCGGTGACCGGGCTGGACGTCTCGGCGGTGATCCGTAGCCTCGGGTTCAGCTCGGCCACCATCGTGGGCCATGACTGGGGCGGCATTGCGGCCTGGTCGACGTATGCGTACGCGCCGGAGCAGGTCGACCGGATCATCACGATCAGTGCCCCCCACCCGCTTCGATTCCCCTGGCGGACCATGGGCGCCGGCCTGGCCTGGTTCCAGCTGCCGATCCTGCCGGAGCGGGTGATCACCGCCCGCCACGGCGCGTACGTCGAATGGCTGCTCCGTCGACGAGCCGACCCCGGAGCGGCCTTCCTCACCAGTGAGGAAGCTTGGCACTATCGGCAGGCGCTACGACTGTGGCCGAGCCCGCACTGCGCCCTGGAGTATCTGCGGATGTTCGGTCGTGATCAGCTGCGCCCGGCCGGTCGGTCCTACCGGAGCGCGCTGTCGGCGCCCGTTG from Microlunatus phosphovorus NM-1 includes:
- the nhaA gene encoding Na+/H+ antiporter NhaA; translation: MVQPRPRVVLFGRNASDADTIAITDVLRQETVGGALMLAAAVVAVSWANVSPVSYAAVLHLPLGPLDLEHWVADGLLAIFFFVAGLELKRELTVGALSRPAQALVPIAAALCGMAVPAAIFVLVNLTLAGGRPQGWAIPMATDIAFALAILGLVGSRLPTGLRAFLLTLAIVDDLGSIAVIAIFFAHGLSALWLLAALGCAGLWLLLQWRRIRGWYLYLPLGILCWTCMYASGVHATVAGVVLGLLTSSNVSRGPSVVDVWEHRWRPISAGVAVPVFALVAAGVPVSIDKLSAALTSPVGIGVVLGLVGGKFLGVFGGAWLTARLTRAELAAELRWSEIASVALLAGVGFTVALLIGDLAFADDPALQEVAKTGVLVGSVIAAVLASISLRRRTRSRAA
- a CDS encoding phage holin family protein, which encodes MADRKVADLIKDIRGDAQLLVNDQVELAKSELAPAAKNAGIGGGLFGAAGYFGINAGTLIFVAAALGLAALGLPYWAAFLIVAAVLLIIAGILGAIGYSRIKKVKPPEKTIANGKALVTELQAAVSRATAAATAPRIEGTVANDKKALR
- a CDS encoding alpha/beta fold hydrolase; its protein translation is MIEGPWRHREITANGIRFHLATGLSFTRERPLVLLLHGFAEFWWAWRHQLPALDAAGVSVAALDLRGYAATDKTPRGYRQSVTGLDVSAVIRSLGFSSATIVGHDWGGIAAWSTYAYAPEQVDRIITISAPHPLRFPWRTMGAGLAWFQLPILPERVITARHGAYVEWLLRRRADPGAAFLTSEEAWHYRQALRLWPSPHCALEYLRMFGRDQLRPAGRSYRSALSAPVDVPVLAIRGEHDRLVPADSMLPRSPYAPRTHRHVEIPGAGHLPHEESPDAVTAAVIDWLR